A genomic stretch from Theobroma cacao cultivar B97-61/B2 chromosome 4, Criollo_cocoa_genome_V2, whole genome shotgun sequence includes:
- the LOC18603761 gene encoding pto-interacting protein 1 isoform X1: MSCFSCCEEDDIHKASENGPFRPNNPASAHVGNTAGGYLVQEAVTRDTQSVTIHPIAVPKISVDELKEMTDNFGTKSLIGEGSHGRVYYGILKSGQAAAIKKLDSSKQPDQEFLAQVSMVSRLKHDNVVELVGYCVDGSLRVLAYEYAPNGSLHDMLHGKKGVKGAEPGPVLSWTQRVKIAVEAAKGLEYLHEKARPHIIHRDIKSSNLLLFDDDVAKIADFDLSNQAPDMAARLHSTRVLGTFGYHAPEYAMTGTLSSKSDVYSFGVILLELLTGRKPVDHTLPRGQQSLVTWATPKLSEDKVKQCVDARLNGEYPPKAVAKLAAVAALCVQYEADFRPNMSIVVKALQPLLNTRPAASHSETRHS, encoded by the exons ATGAGTTGCTTCAGCTGTTGTGAAGAAGATGATATTCATAAAGCTTCTGAAAATGGACCATTCAGGCCAAATAACCCTGCAA GTGCTCATGTAGGCAATACTGCTGGAGGTTATCTAGTCCAAGAAGCAGTAACAAGGGATACACAGTCTGTTACCATTCATCCTATTGCCGTCCCTAAAATTTCAGTGGATGAGCTTAAGGAAATGACAGATAATTTTGGTACAAAATCCTTAATTGGTGAGGGGTCTCACGGAAGAGTATACTATGGCATTCTCAAAAGTGGGCAGGCTGCAGCCATCAAAAAGTTGGATTCCAGTAAGCAGCCAGACCAGGAATTTCTAGCGCAG GTATCCATGGTGTCAAGACTAAAACATGATAACGTGGTTGAGCTTGTTGGTTACTGTGTTGATGGCTCTCTCCGTGTCCTGGCCTATGAGTACGCTCCTAATGGATCTCTCCATGATATGCTTCATG GAAAGAAAGGTGTGAAAGGAGCAGAGCCAGGTCCAGTTCTATCATGGACACAGAGAGTCAAAATTGCAGTTGAGGCAGCCAAAGGCCTTGAATATTTGCACGAGAAGGCACGGCCTCATATAATCCACCGTGACATTAAGTCCAGCAATTTACttctttttgatgatgatgttgcTAAGATTGCTGATTTTGATTTGTCAAATCAAGCCCCCGATATGGCAGCTCGTCTCCATTCTACACGGGTTCTTGGAACCTTTGGTTATCATGCTCCAGA ATATGCAATGACTGGAACGCTTAGTTCTAAGAGTGATGTTTACAGCTTTGGTGTTATCCTGCTGGAGCTCTTAACTGGACGTAAACCTGTTGATCATACATTGCCACGTGGACAACAGAGTCTTGTGACATGG GCAACCCCAAAACTTAGTGAAGACAAGGTGAAGCAGTGTGTTGATGCTAGACTGAATGGAGAATACCCTCCCAAGGCAGTTGCAAAG CTCGCTGCTGTTGCTGCCTTGTGCGTGCAATATGAAGCTGATTTTCGACCTAATATGAGCATTGTAGTGAAAGCTCTTCAGCCCCTTCTGAACACTCGGCCTGCAGCTTCCCACAGTGAAACGCGACACTCGTGA
- the LOC18603761 gene encoding pto-interacting protein 1 isoform X2 — translation MSCFSCCEEDDIHKASENGPFRPNNPASNTAGGYLVQEAVTRDTQSVTIHPIAVPKISVDELKEMTDNFGTKSLIGEGSHGRVYYGILKSGQAAAIKKLDSSKQPDQEFLAQVSMVSRLKHDNVVELVGYCVDGSLRVLAYEYAPNGSLHDMLHGKKGVKGAEPGPVLSWTQRVKIAVEAAKGLEYLHEKARPHIIHRDIKSSNLLLFDDDVAKIADFDLSNQAPDMAARLHSTRVLGTFGYHAPEYAMTGTLSSKSDVYSFGVILLELLTGRKPVDHTLPRGQQSLVTWATPKLSEDKVKQCVDARLNGEYPPKAVAKLAAVAALCVQYEADFRPNMSIVVKALQPLLNTRPAASHSETRHS, via the exons ATGAGTTGCTTCAGCTGTTGTGAAGAAGATGATATTCATAAAGCTTCTGAAAATGGACCATTCAGGCCAAATAACCCTGCAA GCAATACTGCTGGAGGTTATCTAGTCCAAGAAGCAGTAACAAGGGATACACAGTCTGTTACCATTCATCCTATTGCCGTCCCTAAAATTTCAGTGGATGAGCTTAAGGAAATGACAGATAATTTTGGTACAAAATCCTTAATTGGTGAGGGGTCTCACGGAAGAGTATACTATGGCATTCTCAAAAGTGGGCAGGCTGCAGCCATCAAAAAGTTGGATTCCAGTAAGCAGCCAGACCAGGAATTTCTAGCGCAG GTATCCATGGTGTCAAGACTAAAACATGATAACGTGGTTGAGCTTGTTGGTTACTGTGTTGATGGCTCTCTCCGTGTCCTGGCCTATGAGTACGCTCCTAATGGATCTCTCCATGATATGCTTCATG GAAAGAAAGGTGTGAAAGGAGCAGAGCCAGGTCCAGTTCTATCATGGACACAGAGAGTCAAAATTGCAGTTGAGGCAGCCAAAGGCCTTGAATATTTGCACGAGAAGGCACGGCCTCATATAATCCACCGTGACATTAAGTCCAGCAATTTACttctttttgatgatgatgttgcTAAGATTGCTGATTTTGATTTGTCAAATCAAGCCCCCGATATGGCAGCTCGTCTCCATTCTACACGGGTTCTTGGAACCTTTGGTTATCATGCTCCAGA ATATGCAATGACTGGAACGCTTAGTTCTAAGAGTGATGTTTACAGCTTTGGTGTTATCCTGCTGGAGCTCTTAACTGGACGTAAACCTGTTGATCATACATTGCCACGTGGACAACAGAGTCTTGTGACATGG GCAACCCCAAAACTTAGTGAAGACAAGGTGAAGCAGTGTGTTGATGCTAGACTGAATGGAGAATACCCTCCCAAGGCAGTTGCAAAG CTCGCTGCTGTTGCTGCCTTGTGCGTGCAATATGAAGCTGATTTTCGACCTAATATGAGCATTGTAGTGAAAGCTCTTCAGCCCCTTCTGAACACTCGGCCTGCAGCTTCCCACAGTGAAACGCGACACTCGTGA